A stretch of the Glutamicibacter sp. JL.03c genome encodes the following:
- a CDS encoding GntR family transcriptional regulator gives MQESSVIETSQDITADVPLLSRLRQMIVTGAVLPGDLLAETALAQEFSVSRTPIREALKQLEREGLVEVRSRVGTFVRKPTQREINEMFALKESFEGLAAGLMARRGPVPELEHLKDNVEQSQLAVKQGDTEAYSRLVHDFHSTLVAGADNRKLSEHYDLLMNQLAYQRIVSQTLSQPGRLQNSASEHQAIIDAICSKDPLAAELVMRRHVAASSQLATIAAFKEDKAPTG, from the coding sequence ATGCAAGAGAGTTCAGTGATTGAAACCAGCCAGGACATTACAGCTGACGTGCCCCTGCTAAGCCGGTTGCGCCAAATGATTGTCACCGGCGCAGTATTGCCTGGCGACCTGCTGGCAGAGACGGCCCTGGCCCAGGAGTTCTCGGTCAGTCGAACGCCGATTCGCGAGGCCCTGAAACAGCTGGAACGCGAAGGCCTCGTGGAAGTGCGCTCCAGGGTCGGAACTTTCGTCAGGAAACCCACTCAACGGGAAATCAACGAAATGTTTGCCTTGAAGGAGTCTTTTGAAGGACTCGCCGCCGGGCTGATGGCCCGGCGCGGCCCGGTGCCTGAACTCGAGCATCTCAAAGACAACGTCGAGCAAAGCCAGCTCGCGGTCAAGCAGGGAGACACCGAGGCGTACTCGCGCCTCGTGCACGATTTCCACAGCACCCTGGTGGCCGGAGCTGACAACAGGAAGCTTTCCGAGCACTACGACCTGCTGATGAATCAGCTGGCCTATCAGCGCATTGTCTCGCAGACCCTGAGCCAGCCGGGGCGTCTGCAGAATTCTGCCAGCGAGCATCAGGCAATCATTGATGCGATCTGCTCAAAAGACCCCTTGGCCGCTGAACTCGTCATGCGCCGCCATGTGGCAGCCTCAAGCCAATTAGCAACCATCGCCGCCTTCAAAGAGGACAAAGCCCCAACGGGCTAG